Genomic DNA from bacterium:
ATCCGCAAAAGGATGCCGGCTGCTTGAAGTGCCATGACACCGCCGCCGGCGTGGCGGCCGCACAACTCGCGACCACGTTCAAGCCCGGCGAAGGCGTGGGCTGCGAGGCCTGCCACGGCCCGGGTTCGGAGTACAAGACCATGTCGGTGATGAAAGACCTCGATGCCGGCAAGATCAAGCCCGAAACCGTCGGCATGATCAAGGGCGATGAGAAAACCTGCTTGAAGTGCCACAACTCCGAAAGCCCGACCTACAAGGGCTTCAACTTCGCGGAGTACAGCAAGAAGATCGCTCACCCGACGCCGAAGCCGTAACCTGTTTGTGGTGATCTGAGAAATTACCTGCGGCGCGGCCGGCAATCCTGCGTACCTGACGCCAGGCGGCGCAGGGGGTGCCGGCTGCGCCGCGGTTTGTTTGAAGGAGTGAGGGAGCCTTGGAGTGATGACATGCGCAGGCATGAAGCGGGAGTGCTGTTGACGATGACCATGCGCCGTTTTCTTGATGAAGCGGTGAAGCTTGCGGTTGGCGTGACGGTGATTTTTCGGCGGCCGGGCTTGCTCCTGCACGCCGGCGTGCCGGGGCTCGTGCTGCTGATGTTGAGTCTTGCCAAACCGGCCGCGGCACAGGAGGAAATGGACTGTCTGATGTGCCACGGCGACGAATCGCTCACGACCACCGACAGCACCGGCCGGGAGCATTCGCTGTTCGTCACTCCCGGGCATTTGGAAAATTCCGTGCATGCCGGTTTTGACTGCGTGACGTGCCATGCCGACGTGACGGAGATTCCGCACGCTGAAAAGCTGGCGCCGGCCGCCTGCCAGACCTGCCATGAAGATGCAGTCGCCGACCTTGCCGAAAGCGTGCACGGCCTGCCGCAGATCGCGGACGCGCCGACGTGCAGTGATTGTCACGGCAGCCATGATATTCGCCTGCGCGCGGATACGCTCTCCTGGGTGAACCCGAAGCAACTGGCCTTCACCTGCGGCCGTTGCCACGCCGATCCTGCCATTGTCAAGAAGTATCACATTCCCATCAGAGATCCGCTCACGGCCTACAATCGCAGCGTGCACGGCCGCCTGACTTTGGCGGGCGTCGACAGCGCGGCGACCTGCAGCAGTTGCCACGGCAGCCACAAGATCCTCGATGCCAACAATCCGGCCTCGCTGGTATTTCACTTCAACATTCCCAAGACCTGCGCGCAGTGCCATCAGACCGTCGCGGCGGAATACACCGCCAGCGTGCACGGCGCGGCGGTGGCGCGCGGCATGCGGGCCTCGCCGGTGTGCACGGACTGCCATACGGAACACGCCATCGAGTCGCCGGCGGTGGCGAGCGCGCCCACCTCGGCGCGCAATGTGGCGGTCGAAACCTGCGGCCGCTGCCATGCCTCGACGCGCCTCACCGAGAAATATGGACTGCGCACCGAGCGCGTCTCCACCTTTACCGACAGCTATCATGGCCTGGCGCTGCGCTCCGGCCAACTGTCCGCCGCCAATTGCGGCAGTTGCCACGGCGTGCACAACATTTTGCCCTCCAGCGATCCGCGCTCGATGATCAATCCGGACAATCTGGTGCAGACCTGCGGCCAATGCCATCCCAATGCCAGCGCGAACTTTGCGCGCGGTCCGGTTCATTTCACCGAGGATGAGCGCGAGGGCCGCGTGGTGGCGGTTGTGCGCACCATTTATTTGAGCCTGATCATTGTTCTAATCGGCGGCATGCTGCTGCACAATGGACTGGATTTCATTCGCAAGAGCAAGCATGTGCTCCGGCGCGGCTGAAACTGGTAAGGCAGCACCCCGGCAACGCCCAGCCGGGCAACGACACCGCTAAAATCCGAGCGTTTGCCGCGCCCTGCCGCAATCCCGCGGAATAAGCCGTTACGAACCTGACGAACATTTTTCCCATGAGCGCGACTTCCAACAACAATCAGCAGTACTACCTGCGCTGGACGCGCAATGAGCGCTATCAGCATTGGATTCTGGCCCTGAGCTTCACCGTGCTGGCGATCACCGGCTTCGCGCTGCGCTACCCCGAAACCGTCTGGATCCAGCCCCTGTTGCTGCTCGAAGAAAAATTCGCGCTGCGCGGCTGGATTCATCGCATCGCCGCGCTGGTGTTCGTGGGCCTGGGCGCCTATCACATCGGCTACATGTTTTTCACGCCGCGCGGCCGCACGCTGGTGAAGGCGCTGATGCCGGCACGGCAGGATCTCAGCGACTTCTTTCAGAACATGCGTTTTCTGCTCGGCCGGCGCAGCTCTCCGCCCGAATTCGATCATTTCTCCTACATGGAGAAAGTCGAATATTGGGCGCTGGTGTGGGGGACGGTGGTGATGGCGGTTACCGGCTTTCTTCTGTGGTTCGAAGGCTTTGCCTTGCGTTTTCTGCCGCTGTGGATGATGGAAGTTCTCACCGTCGTGCATTTGTATGAGGCCTGGCTGGCGACGTTGGCGATCGTGATCTGGCATTTCTACGGCGTGATCTTCAATCCGGAAGTCTATCCGCTCAACCAGAGTATGGTTGACGGCATGATGTCCGAGGAGGAGATGCGGCGCGAGCACGGCCGCGCGCTGGCCCGCTTGCAGGAAGCGGAGGCGCAGGCGGAGGAAGACGAAAAAGAGGCAACACCCGCGGCCGGCAGCGGTTCCGTTGCCTGAGGCGCGAATTGAGCAAACCAAACCGCACCGGG
This window encodes:
- a CDS encoding cytochrome c family protein, which codes for MLKRTSLALMLIALLPVVLLAQSKAKYVGANSCKACHLTPKSGAAFTIWQKSPHAKAFATLATPASLEIAKKKGIADPQKDAGCLKCHDTAAGVAAAQLATTFKPGEGVGCEACHGPGSEYKTMSVMKDLDAGKIKPETVGMIKGDEKTCLKCHNSESPTYKGFNFAEYSKKIAHPTPKP
- a CDS encoding cytochrome c3 family protein codes for the protein MRRHEAGVLLTMTMRRFLDEAVKLAVGVTVIFRRPGLLLHAGVPGLVLLMLSLAKPAAAQEEMDCLMCHGDESLTTTDSTGREHSLFVTPGHLENSVHAGFDCVTCHADVTEIPHAEKLAPAACQTCHEDAVADLAESVHGLPQIADAPTCSDCHGSHDIRLRADTLSWVNPKQLAFTCGRCHADPAIVKKYHIPIRDPLTAYNRSVHGRLTLAGVDSAATCSSCHGSHKILDANNPASLVFHFNIPKTCAQCHQTVAAEYTASVHGAAVARGMRASPVCTDCHTEHAIESPAVASAPTSARNVAVETCGRCHASTRLTEKYGLRTERVSTFTDSYHGLALRSGQLSAANCGSCHGVHNILPSSDPRSMINPDNLVQTCGQCHPNASANFARGPVHFTEDEREGRVVAVVRTIYLSLIIVLIGGMLLHNGLDFIRKSKHVLRRG
- a CDS encoding cytochrome b/b6 domain-containing protein, which translates into the protein MSATSNNNQQYYLRWTRNERYQHWILALSFTVLAITGFALRYPETVWIQPLLLLEEKFALRGWIHRIAALVFVGLGAYHIGYMFFTPRGRTLVKALMPARQDLSDFFQNMRFLLGRRSSPPEFDHFSYMEKVEYWALVWGTVVMAVTGFLLWFEGFALRFLPLWMMEVLTVVHLYEAWLATLAIVIWHFYGVIFNPEVYPLNQSMVDGMMSEEEMRREHGRALARLQEAEAQAEEDEKEATPAAGSGSVA